Proteins found in one Brachyspira murdochii DSM 12563 genomic segment:
- a CDS encoding AI-2E family transporter encodes MNNDFFDKDKNNNSLTHNKILVKGGEILLVLIISSAFFYFCYLIREIINPIILFIILIAALIPFWRYIWAKTSIVLILALFTLWVIKEAGYLVAPFIWGIFIAYMFDPLITKMQTKIPRIAAVLFIFIPLIIIAVIFFVFILPRTIEEMEVISKSLPEYVDKIYNSISLLLISVSDKLNGSIGKSFDIDMAIDAASIKDFLFGSDGIFTLIYKKMIDFRFQNISSLTTIFSVIFSYFVILPFVTFYLMLDFQNIKSKIIKIIPMRWQTSISEIVKKSNSIINGYVRGMTILALSFFIISYILLSVTNTRYAFILALLRGILNYIPFIGPFAAFVTALLVGIITENIWWHGALKICIIFGFVQILDSGLMAPKILGKSVKIHPIAVMFSTIIGGVLFGFLGILFSVPFCGIVLLVVQNFFNKYYHSKFYTLTKRGK; translated from the coding sequence ATGAATAACGACTTTTTTGATAAAGATAAAAATAATAATTCACTAACTCATAATAAAATACTTGTAAAAGGAGGAGAGATATTATTAGTTTTAATAATATCCAGTGCTTTTTTTTACTTTTGCTATTTAATTAGAGAAATTATAAATCCTATTATATTATTTATTATTCTAATAGCGGCATTAATCCCATTTTGGAGATATATATGGGCTAAAACTTCAATAGTATTAATATTAGCACTATTTACATTATGGGTAATTAAAGAAGCTGGTTATTTAGTCGCTCCTTTTATATGGGGTATATTTATTGCATATATGTTTGATCCTCTTATAACAAAAATGCAGACAAAAATTCCTAGAATAGCTGCTGTACTTTTTATTTTTATTCCTCTTATTATAATTGCTGTAATATTTTTTGTATTTATTCTGCCTAGAACTATAGAAGAAATGGAAGTAATATCAAAAAGTCTTCCTGAGTATGTAGATAAAATATACAATTCTATTTCATTGTTATTGATTTCGGTATCAGATAAATTAAATGGATCTATAGGAAAAAGTTTTGATATTGATATGGCAATAGATGCTGCTTCTATAAAAGATTTTTTATTTGGAAGCGATGGAATATTTACACTAATATATAAAAAAATGATAGATTTTAGATTTCAGAATATTTCAAGTTTAACTACAATATTTAGTGTAATATTTTCATATTTTGTAATACTTCCTTTTGTAACCTTTTATTTGATGCTTGATTTTCAAAATATTAAATCAAAAATTATAAAAATAATACCTATGAGATGGCAGACTTCTATAAGTGAAATAGTAAAAAAATCAAATTCTATTATTAATGGTTATGTAAGAGGAATGACTATACTTGCTCTGTCATTTTTTATAATAAGCTATATACTTTTATCTGTAACCAATACAAGATATGCTTTTATATTAGCTTTGTTAAGAGGTATTCTTAATTATATACCTTTTATAGGACCATTTGCTGCATTTGTAACGGCCCTATTAGTAGGAATTATTACAGAAAATATATGGTGGCATGGGGCATTAAAAATATGTATAATATTTGGTTTTGTACAGATATTAGATTCTGGGTTAATGGCTCCAAAAATACTTGGAAAATCTGTAAAAATACACCCTATAGCTGTGATGTTCAGTACAATTATAGGAGGTGTATTATTCGGATTTTTAGGAATATTATTCTCAGTACCATTCTGCGGAATTGTTTTATTAGTGGTTCAGAACTTTTTTAATAAATACTATCATTCAAAATTTTATACTTTAACTAAAAGAGGAAAATAA
- a CDS encoding ankyrin repeat domain-containing protein: MKNIILIPLIIISILLIPYNKLYSLTQDEETFLDAAIFGDEDVIEKIIAKNINVNIQDDVGNTALILACMEGHVKVVELLIKANADKSIVNKHGNDALFYAKQKNYTDIIKLMGQNI; encoded by the coding sequence ATGAAAAATATTATACTAATACCATTAATTATAATCTCTATTTTATTAATACCATATAATAAACTTTATTCTCTAACTCAAGATGAAGAAACTTTTTTAGATGCTGCTATATTCGGCGATGAAGATGTCATAGAAAAAATTATTGCTAAAAATATTAATGTTAATATACAAGATGATGTAGGAAATACAGCTCTTATATTGGCATGTATGGAAGGGCATGTAAAAGTTGTAGAGTTATTAATTAAAGCAAATGCTGATAAGTCTATAGTAAATAAACATGGTAATGATGCTTTATTCTATGCCAAGCAAAAAAATTATACTGATATAATTAAGTTAATGGGGCAAAATATTTAG
- a CDS encoding CASTOR/POLLUX-related putative ion channel, whose amino-acid sequence MLKDIPKYIKYRIDRMLNKGLFYQLLLLVFAIIILLLIVSIFIIVFFNYPPKDAFWDSLMQFIDTGNISSVDGSIGIVLTFLMVTFIGVCGWGSLIAMINKALQDRINNLSKGNAFIMEKNHAIILGYGEEALTIVEEFIMAKVKTIIILSEHNVDIIRKRISFIKGSKQTNIIIREGSASRIENIKLLNIAKSSSISIINNDDTESLNILLALKKIVEEEELDKKINICVLVHEEDTIEIIKSIEEKNFVIHVIYKYEILYKLIAQSIIYTGLSNVYEDLFSNDGNVFYIETDHDFNDCKFEDAALKYLERGMILLGITKEDRSQLLIPNYDYLLKKENRLVILSRNNNDDNIKEYPDIKPSIVKYKNNILLICEENRYDEIIKEISEYMENHNTSMISYNSIKSQKNKYKFMREKLKEENTTKIVLISEDNVTDVKSINILLIIRQIIRKENLNIAILSLLNSIQKRNLIYSDDVRDFIVSGKLIGMLMAQASISSNILYIFYGLLSKNGKDIIMSPYSDYFNESKSFKDVYLYLLRKKVIIIGVKRYNDVIINPNNDCMLDNKDEIIIITNYVLEEENEELIF is encoded by the coding sequence ATGTTAAAAGATATACCTAAATATATAAAATACAGAATAGACAGAATGCTTAATAAGGGGCTATTTTATCAATTACTTCTTTTGGTATTTGCGATAATAATACTGCTTTTAATAGTATCTATATTTATAATAGTATTTTTTAATTATCCTCCTAAAGATGCATTTTGGGATAGTTTGATGCAGTTTATAGATACAGGAAATATATCATCTGTAGATGGAAGTATAGGTATTGTATTAACTTTTCTTATGGTAACTTTTATAGGGGTATGTGGATGGGGTTCTCTTATAGCTATGATTAATAAAGCTCTTCAGGATAGAATTAATAATTTGAGCAAAGGCAATGCTTTTATTATGGAAAAAAATCATGCTATTATATTGGGATACGGTGAAGAGGCTTTAACTATAGTAGAAGAGTTTATTATGGCTAAAGTGAAAACTATTATCATACTATCCGAACATAATGTCGATATAATAAGAAAAAGAATATCCTTTATAAAAGGAAGTAAACAAACCAATATAATAATAAGAGAAGGATCAGCAAGTAGAATAGAAAATATTAAACTTCTTAACATAGCAAAATCATCAAGCATATCAATAATAAATAATGATGATACAGAGTCATTAAATATACTTCTAGCTTTAAAAAAGATAGTTGAAGAAGAGGAACTTGATAAAAAAATAAATATATGCGTATTAGTTCATGAAGAAGATACTATTGAAATAATAAAATCTATTGAAGAGAAAAACTTTGTTATACATGTAATTTATAAATATGAGATATTATACAAATTAATAGCTCAAAGCATCATTTATACAGGACTTAGCAATGTTTATGAAGACTTATTTTCAAATGACGGCAATGTATTTTATATAGAAACTGATCATGATTTTAATGACTGCAAATTTGAAGATGCGGCATTAAAATATCTTGAAAGAGGTATGATACTTCTTGGTATAACAAAAGAAGATAGAAGTCAATTATTAATACCTAATTATGATTATTTACTAAAAAAAGAAAACAGACTTGTAATACTTTCAAGAAACAATAATGATGATAATATAAAAGAATATCCTGATATAAAACCAAGCATTGTAAAATATAAAAATAATATATTATTAATATGCGAAGAAAACAGATACGATGAAATAATAAAAGAGATTTCTGAATATATGGAAAATCATAATACGAGTATGATTAGTTACAACTCTATAAAATCTCAAAAAAATAAATATAAGTTTATGCGTGAAAAACTAAAAGAAGAAAATACTACAAAAATAGTTTTAATATCAGAAGATAATGTTACTGATGTTAAAAGCATTAATATACTTTTAATCATAAGACAGATTATAAGAAAAGAAAACTTAAATATAGCAATACTTTCTTTATTAAACTCTATACAGAAAAGAAATTTAATATATTCTGATGATGTGAGAGATTTTATAGTAAGCGGTAAATTAATAGGTATGCTTATGGCTCAGGCTTCTATAAGTTCAAATATATTGTATATTTTTTACGGGCTTTTGAGTAAGAATGGAAAAGATATAATAATGTCGCCCTACTCTGATTATTTTAATGAATCCAAAAGTTTTAAGGATGTTTATTTATACTTACTTAGAAAAAAAGTTATTATCATTGGAGTAAAAAGATACAATGATGTTATTATCAATCCTAATAATGACTGTATGTTGGATAATAAAGATGAAATAATCATTATTACAAATTATGTACTTGAAGAAGAAAATGAAGAGTTAATTTTTTAG
- a CDS encoding efflux RND transporter permease subunit: MNRIIELFAKNRLLVNVIILITLAVGIYSYLNIKKEAFPSTNFDVMIVQVIYPGASPEDVEQYAMIPIEDELQTIAGIDEFYSIIIENAGILTIRIDMNLKDSRPVKDEIFRRLQNAPNVSKDVSEIKIFEANANRMPIYNLGIRFKEGQEGSEKELYDISKRFEKELKYVDGVANIEVYGRTDPEIQILADPYKLREYYTSLTEIIQALSLRNIRSTSGSMKPSESDNLEDKNKLLVTTGQFQDPLSITNVIVRSIFNGQPVRIGDIARVEELFVDKSVYMRVNSKHGYSINIIKKEDADILKTIDNVNQYFEKNKSTIPSNIEIVPMADNSRTITDLLNAVSSNIITGFIIIFIILIIFLDFKSAIFTSLGMLIVISVSLIYMTYSGITFNIISLGGIITVLGMIVDNSIVVSENIFNYHQKGIRGLEATKNAVGEVFMPMLVSTLTTVASFAPIIFVTGTMGRLINQYPRVVIVALVVSIFQAVLLLPNNLITKEELTGEHKRKRFNFKNPLDFDKDKLFDKLKIPFIKFLRFTLKFRYIVLIFFIVTLLITLLIAKSIFSKFTLIYDTSADVIVVNIDTGVGSSIYKTEKYLQKVENIIYETINTNDIVAVYSLLGKQLDKNTVEISEEMDNIAGTMIYLVPANNREKIAYDIADDLNAAIEKSSIKDELELITVNTKLPINPGKAVDIKIIGNDTAMVKEVKDKMKEHLLSLDGVVNYDDDDKIGQEELRVIFDYDRMSELGVNVAYAARELRAAYSGIVATSIQEFENKLDFRVRLDKKYTYDTNVLNNLLIPNTYYRLIQLKDIADIYITNNQSSIRHYNGKKSITMTADIEQGKNTAIQVTYEMQDYFNSIAKDYPNISVEFAGEVKETRGSIIGIAWGYLIAIIAIYVILLLQFNKFVQPFMILGIIPFGIIGVILGFAAHRMPMSFVGAVGIVGLAGVVVNNGIIMVELINRILEKGNIRNKQDVLNAIVEGTGDRFRAIFLTTVTTIFGLLPTVYGIGGRADLIVPMVMSMAYGLLFAALLTLILLPSLFMISADLKLIKINYEK; this comes from the coding sequence ATGAATAGAATTATAGAACTATTTGCAAAAAACAGATTATTAGTTAATGTAATCATTTTAATAACTTTAGCAGTTGGAATATACTCTTATCTTAATATAAAAAAAGAGGCATTCCCCTCTACAAACTTTGATGTTATGATAGTGCAGGTTATATATCCGGGAGCTTCTCCAGAAGATGTTGAACAATATGCTATGATACCAATAGAAGATGAGCTTCAGACTATAGCAGGTATTGATGAGTTTTATTCTATAATAATAGAAAATGCAGGAATACTTACTATAAGAATAGATATGAATCTTAAAGACTCAAGACCAGTAAAAGATGAAATATTTAGAAGACTTCAGAATGCTCCTAATGTATCAAAAGATGTTTCAGAAATCAAAATTTTTGAGGCTAATGCCAACAGAATGCCTATATACAATTTAGGTATAAGATTCAAAGAAGGACAGGAAGGAAGTGAAAAAGAGCTTTATGATATATCTAAAAGATTTGAAAAAGAATTAAAATATGTAGACGGGGTTGCAAATATTGAAGTATATGGAAGAACAGACCCAGAAATACAAATATTAGCAGACCCTTATAAATTAAGAGAATACTACACTTCATTAACAGAAATCATACAGGCATTATCTTTAAGAAATATACGCTCTACAAGCGGAAGTATGAAGCCTTCAGAAAGTGATAACTTAGAAGATAAAAATAAACTTCTTGTTACTACAGGACAATTTCAAGACCCTTTATCTATTACAAATGTTATAGTGCGTTCTATATTTAACGGACAGCCTGTAAGAATAGGAGATATTGCAAGAGTTGAAGAATTATTCGTTGATAAAAGTGTGTATATGAGAGTTAATAGCAAGCATGGATACTCTATAAACATAATAAAAAAAGAAGATGCTGATATATTAAAAACTATTGATAATGTTAATCAATATTTTGAAAAAAATAAATCTACTATTCCAAGCAATATAGAAATAGTTCCTATGGCTGATAATTCTAGAACTATTACAGACTTGCTTAATGCAGTGTCTTCAAATATTATAACTGGTTTTATCATCATATTTATAATACTTATTATATTTCTAGATTTTAAGAGTGCAATATTTACTTCGCTTGGTATGCTTATAGTTATATCTGTTTCTCTTATTTATATGACATACTCTGGAATTACTTTTAATATAATATCTCTAGGCGGAATCATAACTGTACTTGGTATGATAGTTGACAATTCAATAGTAGTTTCAGAAAATATTTTTAATTATCATCAAAAAGGAATAAGAGGTCTTGAAGCTACAAAAAATGCTGTAGGAGAAGTATTTATGCCTATGCTTGTTTCTACTCTTACAACAGTTGCATCATTTGCTCCTATAATATTTGTTACTGGTACTATGGGAAGATTAATTAATCAGTATCCTAGAGTTGTTATTGTGGCATTAGTGGTGAGTATTTTTCAGGCTGTTTTGCTTCTTCCTAATAACTTAATCACTAAAGAAGAACTTACTGGAGAACATAAAAGAAAAAGATTTAATTTTAAAAATCCGCTTGATTTTGATAAGGATAAATTATTTGATAAATTAAAAATTCCATTTATTAAGTTTTTAAGATTTACATTAAAGTTTAGATATATTGTTCTTATATTTTTTATAGTTACACTTCTTATCACTCTTTTAATAGCAAAATCAATATTTTCAAAGTTTACTTTAATTTATGATACAAGTGCGGATGTTATAGTCGTTAATATAGATACAGGTGTGGGAAGTTCTATATACAAAACAGAAAAATATCTTCAAAAAGTAGAAAATATTATTTATGAAACAATAAATACCAATGATATAGTGGCAGTTTATAGCTTACTTGGAAAGCAATTAGATAAAAATACTGTAGAAATATCGGAAGAGATGGATAATATTGCAGGCACTATGATATATTTAGTTCCAGCCAATAACAGAGAAAAAATAGCTTATGATATAGCAGATGATTTAAATGCGGCTATAGAAAAAAGCTCAATAAAAGATGAATTGGAGCTTATCACAGTTAATACTAAACTTCCAATAAACCCCGGAAAAGCAGTTGATATAAAAATAATAGGTAATGATACTGCTATGGTTAAAGAAGTAAAGGATAAAATGAAAGAACATCTTTTGAGTTTGGACGGTGTAGTTAATTATGATGATGATGATAAAATAGGACAGGAAGAATTGAGAGTAATATTTGATTATGACAGAATGTCTGAACTTGGAGTTAATGTAGCTTATGCAGCAAGAGAATTAAGAGCGGCTTATTCTGGAATAGTAGCAACTTCAATACAGGAGTTTGAAAATAAATTGGACTTTAGAGTACGTTTAGATAAAAAATATACTTATGACACTAATGTACTTAATAATCTTTTAATACCAAATACCTATTACAGACTTATACAATTAAAAGATATAGCAGATATATACATTACAAACAATCAGTCAAGCATAAGACACTATAACGGTAAAAAATCTATAACTATGACTGCTGATATAGAACAGGGAAAAAATACTGCCATACAAGTAACTTATGAAATGCAGGATTATTTTAATTCTATAGCTAAAGATTACCCTAATATAAGTGTAGAGTTTGCAGGAGAGGTAAAAGAAACAAGAGGATCCATAATAGGTATAGCTTGGGGATACTTAATTGCCATAATAGCTATATATGTAATACTTCTACTTCAGTTTAATAAATTTGTTCAGCCTTTTATGATACTTGGTATAATACCTTTTGGAATAATCGGCGTTATACTAGGATTTGCAGCTCATAGAATGCCTATGTCATTTGTAGGTGCTGTTGGTATAGTGGGACTTGCTGGTGTTGTTGTAAACAATGGTATTATAATGGTTGAGTTGATAAACAGAATACTTGAAAAAGGAAATATACGTAATAAACAAGATGTATTAAACGCTATTGTAGAAGGTACAGGAGACAGATTTAGAGCAATATTTCTCACAACTGTAACTACAATATTCGGACTTCTTCCAACTGTTTATGGTATAGGCGGACGTGCTGACTTGATAGTACCTATGGTTATGTCTATGGCTTATGGGCTTTTATTTGCTGCACTTTTGACATTGATACTGCTTCCATCTTTATTTATGATATCTGCAGATTTGAAGCTTATAAAAATAAATTATGAGAAATAG
- a CDS encoding TolC family protein — protein sequence MLRKLIYIIIFNSVFFNFFIFAQTNNNIVLPYAQYMERIKILIPEMKLTASQESNAYNNLTKAKSSGDVKFDLQAGAIGKQAHFDEYSFIPTSDFYYNGFRIGAGFSGLIPYSGTRWSVEIKHDSFFGDFKTGDITLPVDTPFGTVNGKLPNMGTNDFKYYYPSIKIQIAQPILRDFFGKLDRYPIKDAEYQLTIAKLKRIIDDNSVLTSYQKIYYQWIMARKLIALYDAMIREARSFENQVYKRYSSGVIDNDSYQNARRQTLKYIEAKDKSELMLKKIIRNIKFFIPEENIIPNEDDWTQTLETSINAKVDIVPFLESAQGQMAYQLKLRSEYALSIMKNNALPDLSIVGSVSLSSLNDSGYFKSFSTMTNVDYFVGLMFSYPIGGRDAKAKMEDAYAALNAVTADFDRVNRDFDVQIGTYYDEFEAYKKMLENKKLEVNAIVSRINTQNTKFRQGRLPIDEIINARLDLAQARAELLNLEYMIISTVMDYNSLVLISN from the coding sequence GTGTTAAGGAAATTGATATATATTATTATTTTTAACTCAGTTTTTTTTAATTTTTTTATTTTTGCCCAAACTAATAACAATATAGTACTTCCATATGCACAATATATGGAAAGAATAAAAATCTTAATACCAGAAATGAAATTAACAGCTTCACAGGAGAGCAATGCATATAATAATTTGACAAAAGCAAAAAGCTCAGGAGATGTAAAGTTTGATTTGCAGGCTGGGGCTATAGGAAAGCAGGCTCATTTTGATGAATACAGCTTTATACCGACATCAGACTTTTATTATAACGGCTTTAGAATAGGTGCAGGTTTCAGCGGACTTATACCCTACTCTGGAACTAGATGGTCTGTAGAAATTAAACATGATAGTTTTTTTGGTGATTTCAAAACTGGAGATATTACACTGCCTGTAGATACTCCATTCGGAACTGTTAACGGAAAATTACCAAATATGGGTACTAATGATTTTAAATATTATTACCCAAGCATTAAAATACAAATAGCTCAGCCAATATTAAGAGACTTTTTTGGTAAGCTAGACAGATACCCTATAAAAGATGCTGAATATCAGCTTACAATAGCCAAATTAAAAAGAATAATAGATGACAACAGCGTATTAACATCTTATCAGAAAATATATTATCAATGGATAATGGCTAGAAAATTGATAGCTTTGTATGATGCTATGATTAGAGAGGCTAGAAGTTTTGAAAATCAGGTTTATAAAAGATATTCAAGCGGAGTTATAGATAATGACTCTTATCAAAATGCAAGAAGACAAACTCTAAAATATATAGAAGCAAAAGATAAATCAGAGTTGATGCTAAAAAAAATTATAAGAAATATAAAGTTTTTCATACCAGAAGAAAATATTATACCAAACGAAGATGACTGGACTCAGACACTTGAAACTTCTATTAATGCCAAAGTGGATATAGTACCTTTTTTAGAAAGTGCTCAGGGACAAATGGCATATCAATTAAAACTAAGAAGCGAATATGCACTCTCTATAATGAAAAATAATGCATTGCCAGACTTGTCCATAGTAGGAAGCGTATCATTATCTAGTTTGAACGACAGCGGATATTTTAAATCTTTTTCTACTATGACAAATGTTGATTATTTTGTAGGGCTTATGTTTTCTTATCCTATAGGCGGACGAGATGCAAAAGCAAAAATGGAAGATGCTTATGCTGCTTTGAATGCTGTTACTGCTGACTTTGACAGAGTTAATAGGGATTTTGATGTACAGATAGGTACTTATTATGATGAGTTTGAGGCTTATAAAAAAATGCTTGAAAATAAAAAGTTAGAAGTTAATGCTATAGTATCAAGAATAAATACTCAAAATACTAAATTCAGACAGGGACGTCTTCCTATAGATGAGATAATAAATGCTAGGCTTGATTTAGCACAGGCAAGAGCGGAACTTTTAAATCTTGAATATATGATAATAAGCACTGTTATGGACTATAATTCGCTGGTGCTTATTAGTAATTAG
- the treR gene encoding trehalose operon repressor, with translation MAAKYEYIYNSLLDKIKFGHFKEGDILPSEYDLMNEYKASRDTIRKSLQLLSNNGCIQKHKGKGSIVINSNIYNFEFGGIFSFKEVSSKMYGKTKTIVNKCECIKPNLLIKNALRLNDNDRVWSIERIRNIDGENIILDIDFINASIIPFIDENILKDSLYEYIENNLKLKISYAEREISCEKVNGYDKKFLDLKDYDMIINVESKTFLSDTRVFQLTSARHRPDKFKFRDFARR, from the coding sequence ATGGCAGCAAAATATGAATATATTTATAACAGTTTGCTTGATAAAATAAAATTTGGACATTTTAAAGAAGGCGATATACTTCCAAGCGAATATGATTTAATGAATGAATACAAAGCCTCAAGAGATACAATAAGAAAATCATTGCAGTTATTATCAAATAATGGATGCATTCAGAAACATAAGGGGAAAGGTTCGATAGTAATAAATTCTAATATATATAATTTTGAATTTGGAGGAATATTTAGTTTTAAAGAAGTATCATCAAAAATGTATGGTAAAACAAAAACTATTGTTAATAAATGTGAATGTATAAAACCTAATTTATTAATAAAAAATGCATTAAGACTAAATGATAATGATAGAGTATGGTCTATAGAAAGAATCAGAAATATAGATGGAGAAAATATTATACTTGATATAGATTTTATAAATGCTTCTATTATACCATTCATAGATGAAAATATTTTAAAAGATTCTCTATACGAATATATAGAAAATAATCTTAAACTAAAGATATCGTATGCAGAAAGAGAAATATCATGTGAAAAAGTAAATGGTTATGATAAAAAATTTTTAGATTTGAAAGACTATGATATGATAATAAATGTAGAATCAAAAACTTTTTTATCAGACACAAGAGTTTTCCAGCTCACTTCAGCCAGACATAGACCAGATAAATTTAAATTCAGAGATTTTGCTAGAAGATAA